In Uranotaenia lowii strain MFRU-FL chromosome 2, ASM2978415v1, whole genome shotgun sequence, one genomic interval encodes:
- the LOC129746504 gene encoding endocuticle structural glycoprotein SgAbd-2-like: MKQIALVLIIGLTGPVFADKDATVLRHDAEVNVDGSYQFAYETSNGITHEEQGALKNVGDEQAQVAQGQFSYTDPEGNKFSLQYVADENGFQPQGDHLPTPPPIPVLIEKALRILAEKSQQ; this comes from the exons atgaaacaa ATTGCTCTAGTTTTAATCATTGGATTAACCGGTCCAGTGTTTGCCGACAAAGATGCGACCGTCCTCAGGCATGAcgctgaagtgaatgtggatggaTCCTATCAGTTTGCATATGAAACATCAAATGGAATTACCCACGAAGAGCAAGGTGCTTTGAAAAATGTCGGCGATGAGCAAGCTCAG gttgcTCAGGGACAATTCTCGTATACGGATCCGGAAGGTAACAAATTCTCCCTCCAGTATGTTGCTGATGAGAATGGGTTCCAACCTCAGGGAGACCATCTGCCGACTCCTCCTCCAATTCCAGTTTTGATCGAAAAAGCCCTACGAATTTTGGCTGAAAAATCCCAACAATAA